DNA from Victivallaceae bacterium:
AAAATATCTGATTTTATATGAGTAGATTTCGCAAGTGACAAAGATCAGATTGAATAAATTTTTATCCTCGGCGGGAGTGGCTTCACGAAGAGGCTGTGACAAGTTGATTTTTGACGGCAAAATCATGGTTAATGGCGTAGTTGCCGAAGGACCGTTTATTGCCGTCGATCCTCAAAAAGACGTCGTGATGTATGACGAAGAAAGAGTCATATTGCAAAACAAAGTATATTTTATGCTGCATAAACCGGAAGGTTATTTGTGCTCGTCTCAAAAAAAATTTCTTAATGATAAATTGGTTATAGATCTTTTTGCTCATTTGCCCTACAGAGTTTTTACGGTAGGTCGATTGGATAAAGAGACGACCGGTTTGCTTTTGATTACGAATGACGGTGATTTTGCCAATAAAATCATTCATCCTTCATACGGAATTACGAAGGAATATCTTTTAAAGGTGTCGCAAGACGTCTCCGATTTTCAATTAAAGTCTTTTATGAACGGAGGTCTGATTGACGGTTCGATCATAAAACCGGTTTCGGTTACGAAAATACGTAGGGGAACTCTCAAAGTAGTAGTGGGCGAAGGCAAAAAGCATGAAGTTCGCTTGTTAGCCGAAATAGCAGGATTAAACCTATTATCTTTAGCTAGAATTCGTATAGGAAGCTTAGTGCTCGGAGGACTGCCTTACGGCGGATATCGTGAATTGACGACCTCTGAAATCGATGCTTGTTTACATAATCGTGATAGGATAAAAAGATAAATTTTCGACCGATAAATAAGGTATTCGTCACCGTGTTTGTTTGTGTTTCAGTTTTGCTCATTTGTTTTTTGTCCGGACTATCTTGGGGCAGTTATATCCGTTTGAGGAATCTTGTTCGATCAACAGTTGTATCTTGGCAATTAATAATGATTCAGGAAACGGAAAAACGACTCGCTTTAAAGGAAGCGTTCAGTCATTCATTATTTGACAACGAATTTAAAAGCGAATCGGACAATCTTTCGGAGGAGATCGATATTCTGATTAGTATGCGGGAGGTTTCTTGGAGATGTTTTTTAAATAAGGCGGAAGATTTTGCGAGTTGTTTGGAAGAGATGACAGCTGGATTGAAACAATGTTTTGAGCGATTAGATGCATGTATTGAATCCATGGACGTAATGTCTGAAGAGGATAAGTTGTTTTTTATGACGCGATTAGAAAATTTTTGGGCTGCAGCCAATTTATCTTCTTTTTATGAAAATTCGTTGTATAAAATCGTTGAAGCTTATAACTGTCAAAGAATGGGATTGTTCTATAGCTTAGCCAGAGAAGGGTTTCGTTTTAAGGAGCTTGTCATGGGCGGTTATTTCTAATCCCACATCGTTAAATGTCCAAATGTTTGTAGTACGTTTTTAATAATATATTTCGTAATCGTTTTTTTTATTTTCGATATATCATGTTTTTTTCCGATTTCTTGAAAAAGAGAAGTGGCGGGTTGAGGGATTAGATTTAGAAAATCGATACCGGTATTGATATTCAATCCTAAGCCTAAGATGATGCAAAGCTTTTCGTTGATAGGGATTGTTTCACAAAGAATTCCGGCTATTTTTTTATCGTTTACCATCACATCATTAGGCC
Protein-coding regions in this window:
- a CDS encoding pseudouridine synthase, whose translation is MTKIRLNKFLSSAGVASRRGCDKLIFDGKIMVNGVVAEGPFIAVDPQKDVVMYDEERVILQNKVYFMLHKPEGYLCSSQKKFLNDKLVIDLFAHLPYRVFTVGRLDKETTGLLLITNDGDFANKIIHPSYGITKEYLLKVSQDVSDFQLKSFMNGGLIDGSIIKPVSVTKIRRGTLKVVVGEGKKHEVRLLAEIAGLNLLSLARIRIGSLVLGGLPYGGYRELTTSEIDACLHNRDRIKR